GCAGATGCGGCGACATATTGAACCAAATGGTCCTGATAATGATCAGACCTTGATCGAAGGTGCAGGTTGGGCTGACACCACGATCGCTGCATGGGGTGTTCATGGCGTTCATCTTGGGCGCGACGCAGAGGTTATCACCTTATTTCAAAACAATAATTGCGCCCTTCATGCTCTCGGCGTCACCAAAGCAGGGCACCCTCGCCACCCGCTTTATATGCCCTACAGCGCGATGCCTTCGCCTTGGCCGGCATAATCCTGCATTAACCAACAGGCTTGTTCGTACCAGACTCCGATTTAGGCATTTGCTATTGAAACGGGATCACGTTGGGCCGGGGGCGGTACCGCTTTTCAGAAAGACGAACATGCTTGCTATCATTGCTTTATTCGGGGTCGCGGTTGCGTCGATTGTCATCACTGACGCGGACCATGAAACCGATCCAGAAACAACCGTGGAACCTGCCCCAGAAGACGACCGCATTGGTGCTACGACGCCGCTGCAAGAGGCGTTGATGCCTAGCGAGACGCTTAATAGTGCGGGGACCGGACAAACAATCGCGGGGACTGTGCGCGCCGATCTGTTGTTTGGTGGGACAGGTGACGATGAAATCACAGGCGGTGAAGGTGAAGACACGCTGCATGGTGACGATGGAAACGACACCTTGTTTGGCGGGAAAGCGATGGACAGCCTGTTTGGCGACATTGGCGACGACGTCTTGGACGGTGGTGACCACGACGATGACCTTATCGGTGGCAGCGGTGATGACACGTTATATGGCGGCGACGGTGACGATGAACTGCTGGGATCGTTTGGTAACGACACTTTGGCAGGTGGCGCAGGTCAAGATGTGCTGAACGGCGGCGCTGGCGATGATATCTTGATTGGGAACGACGATACCGATAGCGATTTTCTGAATGGCGGCCGCGGCGACGATATTCTGCGCGGTGGCGTTGGGGATACTCTGTCCGGTGGTGAAGGTGCGGATACGTTCGCGGTAGACGCTGATCAGGAAGGAACGACCTACATCGACGATTACGATCCTGATGTGGACGTCATAGAAGTTGTTTATGATCAGAACGGACCGGCACCCGAATTAACCACAAGTCGTACTGACGACGGGCTGGCCCTTTTCGCAGATGGCGACTTTGTCGCGGGGTTTGCAAACGTCGAAACGCTTGATCTTGACCGGATTGCTTTGGTCGCCGCCTAAAAAACCCTTTTCTTTTTGCCTGTTCTTGCCTAAACGCAGCCATCCGATCAGGGAATCCCCTACCGGATGCTCCACGGGCCTTTCTGGACGACATCCCGGATCGCGCCATCAACCCTTTAGATAAGGAGACCCCGATGTCGATTACTGCTGAAGATAAAGCACGGATCATGAAAGAATTCGCCACCAAAGAAGGCGATACAGGTTCCCCAGAAGTTCAGATCGCGATTCTTTCATCGCGCATCGCGACTTTGACAGAACACTTCAAGACCCACAAAAAAGACAACCACGGTCGCCGTGGTCTGCTGAAAATGGTTGCTCTGCGCCGGAAGCTGCTGGACTACACACGTGGTAAAGATGAGGCCCGTTACCAGGACCTGATCAAACGTCTTGGCCTGCGCCGCTAATTTAGCTGCCGCACCACAGATACGGAAAAGCCCACCAATTTTGGTGGGCTTTTTTGTGTTTGGAACTTAGGTCTGCGCCACGTTCTGCGCAATTTCCGCAGCGATCGCTTTTGCATCCACACCGCCGCGATCCGCCGATATGCGCAGGCCAAGCAGGTCAGATTGATAGCGCCGCGCCAAATCCTTTGGGGTGCGATCTGACGAAATGTGACCGTCGGTTTGCGCCTGCGCGAAAAGGGCAGCGAATTGCGTTTCCATGGCTTTCAAATGAGCGTCAGCTGTTTCGGCCAAGGGGTGGTCATGCGCATGCAATTCCAGAAACGTTTTGGATAACATACAGGCCTTCGCGGGCGCATCTTCGGTTTCAACGACCATCGCCGGAAACCTTTGCAATGCAACGACAGGGCCATATTCCTGCGCTAGTGCCGCAAGCCGCGCCTGCCCGTCGGACGCATATTTTTCCATGGCAAGCGCAAAGAGCGCGTCCTTTGAACCGAACGCCGCATAAAAGCTACCGGGTTTCATCTGCAATTCAGCCTCAAGATCTTTCAACGACGTGCCTGCCCAGCCTCGTCGCCAGAACAGGTCGCGGGCACGCTTGATCAGATCATCACGGTCATAATTTGGCTTGCGCGGCATGTGTTCACCAATAGTTGAATAATTGCTCAATTATATACTTGAGTGATCACTCAAGAAAGCCTAATCAGCAAACATACGTAATGAAAAGGACCTAAATCATGGCTTTCCCATCCCACGACCTCGATTCCGCACCTGAAGGCTCAAAGCCGCTGTTGGAAAATTCTCAAAAAGCTTTCGGTCGTTTGCCAGGCTTGCACAAGGTTCTGGCGGAAAGCCCGCAGGCATATGAAGGCTATCAAGTGCTTCACAAGCTGTTCACTGAAACCGAATTTGACGCAGACGAACTGACGGTCGTTTGGCAATCAATCAACGTTGAACACGCTTGCCATTACTGCGTTCCTGCCCACACGGGCATCGCGAAGATGATGAAAGTCTCCGACGAGATCACCGAAGCCCTGCGCAACGAAACACCACTTGCATCAGCTAAGCTGGAAGCGCTGCGTACTTTCACAATCCAGATGGTCCGCGAACGCGGCAATGTGTCCGACGAACAGATGCAGACATTCTTTGACGCAGGTTACGGCCACCGCGCGGTTTTGGATGTGATCCTTGGCTTGGCGCAAAAGACGATGTCCAACTACATCAACCACGTCGCACAGACACCTGTTGATGAGGTGTTCCACCCATTGAAATGGACACGCAGCGACACACCGCTTGAAGTATAAAACAAGATCGAGCCCGCCTGCGATAAGGCGCGCTCGAACCACTTAGGTCATCCGAATGACGGCTTTATCAATCGCAAGCACATAGCCTTTGCGGGCGATGTTCTTGACCAAAAGTTCGCTCATCATTTGGTTGCCGAGCGTATCGCGCAGACGCTTGATCCGCGTCGCCCCTGCTGCTTCATCACATTCAGACGCATCACGACCAGAGATCACACCTTCGATTTCAGCGCCGGACAAGACCTCGTCATCCATCCGCGCCTCTGCCAATACAGACAACGTTTCGATCGCCGCATCCGTGAGCTTAAACGCAAAGTCGTTCAGATAGACCGCTTTTTCACCACGGTTGATCTGGAGCGAATTCACTTCGATCCCTGCCCTTTCGATCCGCCCCATCCGGCGGTTCAATGCGATCAGCAGCACAAGGAAAGCGACCGCAGCCACCAACAATGCAGTCGAGAACATTAGCAAGACGAAAATAACAAAGCGGTACGACGCGAGCGTATCTGCAAAGTTCGTTCCGGTTTGGGCCAGAATTTCAAGCAGCTTGATCTCGGCATTGCCAGTCAGCGTATCGTTTTCGACGAAAATGCGTTCGACCTGCGCGTTAAACGCGTTCGCGTCAGGCAGGTTGATGAACAGTAGAATAGCCGCGACCGCGAGGATCACGACAATCCCAATAATTCCAGCCACCACAAGACGGCTGCTGATTTCGCGGGTCTCAGAAGCGGAGGAAGTAGTCACCGGCGCTATCCTTCTTGTCATCCAGTTGCGTATCGTCAAACACGCTCAGTACGTTCAGCAGTTCCCAACCGCCAGACGAAAGTCGCCCTGACAGTTGTGACGCCGCATTACTGACAGAACAATCACCCTGCACAGTCGCCACACCATAGTGCAGACGCAACGGGTTGTCCTGTTTAGCCTTGTAGTCAGCGTAGCAGGCCGCCTGTGCAGCCCCCGTCAGCATGACCAATGCCGTGATGGAATAAAGTAAGGTTTTCATGCCCTGATCTATGCCCCTGCCCTGCGTGTTATTCAATATCGCCCGACGATAGCCCGCTTGGTATCGCATAACCATCCCCCGTTATTGATGGTCAGTCCTGACACAGCCCACGTTCGGTGCATCCCCGCATCGCAGCCAAAGGAGCAAACGATATGCGTAAGACACTGACAGCCGGCCTGACAGCCCTTTCCCTTGTACTTGTCCCCGCAGCGCCCGTTCACGCAGAAACCAACGACGCGTTGAACCGCGCCATACTTGGCTTGTTGGCGGCAGGCGCAATCGGCTTGGCCATCAACAAGAGCCAAAGCGAAACGCGCAGCATTCCAGTTCAGCAAGACAACCGTCGTTGGACACATGATGACAACAGACGGACCGAACGCGACCAACACCAACACCGCGACAATCGTCGCGCCCAGTCGCAGCGTCGTGTTGATCCGCTGCCAAGCCGGTGCTTCCGCCAGATCGAACTCGGTAACGGACGTGTTCAGTCTGTATTCACCGAACGCTGCCTTGACCGCCGCTATGCCGATAACGCCAGCCTGCCGCGTCAATGTCTGACGCGCCTTGGTGGCCGTGATGGCAGCCGACGCGGCTACGAAGCCAGTTGTCTACGCGACCGTGGATTTCGGTCAAATCAACGCTGGTAAGCAATAGAGATAGATGCACCCGCCCGAAGGTCATGTCGGCGGGTGTGTCTTGTGGGGCGAGGGTTTGGACGACCTCTCGCCCCACTTTTGGGTTGAAGGGGTTGGCTGGCTCTGGTCTGAAACCTTATGGCCAAGACGATTCCCACCTTTGAATATGAAGAAGACGCAATCAACAGCGGCTTTAGCCGCGTTGCGGGCGTAGACGAAGTCGGGCGCGGCCCATTGGCGGGACCCGTCGTTGCAGCCGCGGTTGTGCTGGACCCTGACAATATTCCTGACGGGTTAAATGACAGCAAACAGATGTCCGCCAAGAAGCGCGAGGCGCTTTACGACATCCTGTACGATGTCGCCGACGTATCGATCGCGGAGGCCAGCGTGCGCGAGATCGAGGAAATCAACATTTTGCAGGCATCGCATTTGGCAATGGTCCGTGCGGTTTCAGGTTTGAAGCAACCTGTTGATTTTGTTCTGATCGACGGAAACGCGGTTCCTCGCGGCCTGAATGTTGCCGCAGGCACTTTAATCAAAGGGGATACGCGGTCATTGTCCATCGCCGCCGCCTCAATTGTGGCCAAAGTGTGGCGCGACCGCCTGATGTTGTCGCTAGCGCAACAGCACCCCGGCTACGGCTGGGAGACAAATGCAGGCTACCCCACACCTCAACACAAAGCGCGGCTAAAAAGCCACGGTGTCACTCTACATCATCGCCGTACATTCGCCCCTGTACACAATATCTTGTGGCAAGAAAAAAAATAAAAACACGAATTTTTAAAGATATTTACACAGAATCGTCTGTGAATCATTGTGAACTCAACCAACGAGCGGAACAAATTCGCCGAGGCAGAGGCAGACGATGAAAACCAAAACGAAAGCCCCAAAAGGGGTGTCGGAGGCGGCTACGCTTCCCCTAAACACGATCCTTGATGGCGACTGCATTGAGCGGATGAATGCGCTTCCTGCGGGTTCTGTTGACCTGATTTTTGCGGATCCGCCCTATAACCTTCAGTTGAAGGGCGATCTTCACCGTCCCGACAATTCCAAGGTTGATGCCGTGGATGATGCATGGGACCAGTTTGATAGCTTTAAGGTTTATGACCGTTTTACAAAGGCTTGGCTGAAAGCCGCCCGTCGCCTGCTGAAACCGAATGGCGCGATCTGGGTCATTGGGTCTTACCACAACGTGTTCCGGATGGGCGCTGAACTACAGAACCAAGGCTTCTGGATTTTGAACGATGTGGTTTGGCGCAAGTCGAACCCAATGCCAAACTTCCGCGGCAAACGCCTGACGAACGCTCACGAGACACTGATCTGGGCGTCTAAAGAAGAAGCGAGCAAATACACCTTTAACTACGAGGCGCTGAAAGCGCTGAACGAAGGTGTTCAGATGCGATCCGACTGGGTGCTTCCGATCTGTACCGGCCACGAACGCCTGAAGAACGAAGAAGGCGATAAAGCGCATCCAACGCAGAAGCCGCAATCGCTGCTGCACCGCGTTTTGGTTGCGACGACCAACCCAGGTGACGTGGTTCTTGACCCGTTCTTCGGGACAGGCACAACGGGTGCCGTCGCGAAAATGCTGGGCCGTGATTTCATCGGTATCGAACGCGAAGAAGCATACCGCAAGGTCGCTGAAAAGCGCATCAAGAACACACGCAAGTTCGACAAAGAGGCGCTGGAAGTGTCCACGTCGAAACGTGCAGAACCGCGTGTTGCCTTTGGCGTTCTGGTTGAACGCGGCATGCTGCGTCCAGGTGAGGAACTGTGGTCCATGAATGGGCGCCACAAGGCCAAGGTCCGTGCAGATGGCACCGTGATCGGGGCAGATATCAAAGGGTCTATCCACCAAGTGGGGGCAGCCTGCGAAGGCGCGCCAAGCTGTAATGGCTGGACCTACTGGCAATTTAAACGCGACGGACAAAAGGTCCCTATCGACTTGCTGCGCCAGCAGATCCGTTCCGAAATGGCCAAACACAACTGATTTTACGAATACCGCCGGTGCAAGTGGCCCGCCTTCCCTGCAAGGGGAAGGACCGCTTGCACGAACTTCACCCCGCCCTTGTGGCGGGGTTTTTTTTGGTCAATCGTCTGACTACGCTATAATATGCGGGGGCTAAGATGACTGATCCATTGACGGAACTGCGCCATCTTGAGGCTGATCTGATGACACGGGCCAGCGGTATCGCCAGTCAATTGGCGCAACCAGCATCGGACGTCCGCAATACAACCGTTGATAGGCAATGGCAGGGAATTGCCCGACAGTTTGGGCCTTACCAATCCAGCCTTTCCGCCTTGCAAAATGCGCCCGTAACATTCGATGCAGACCGCCAAACATATCTTAAACATGGGGCGTATCGCGCGTCGCTGTGGCCCAAAACAAGGGTGCTCCTTGATCGGATAGCCGCACACACGACGCAGCCACTTGTCACACAACCAAAGCTACAAGCCGTTGATCGCAGTAGTGATTTGATATCCTACCTTACCAATTCGCTGCATTATCTGGCCAACCCGATTGCCGAAGATCGTCAGTTTTCTCATGAAACACAGTTTCCGGACATCCCGCTGTCGGGTGATTATTTTGTAAACCTGATGCAAGCGGCCTATCGCGTAAGCCTTGCACAGGGCGGAAAACGACCCCTTAGGTTTTTGGATATCGGGTGCGGCGGCGGTACAAAGCTTATGATCGCAGCCCACTTTTTCGAACAGGTTGACGGGTTGGAATATAATAGCGCTTTCGCGGCAAATGCACGGCAAGCCTTACGTTCATCGCAGACCGAAGGATGTCGCGTTGTTGATGGTGATGCTTTGGAATTTGACGGATACGGCGACTATGACGTGATCTATTTTTATCGGCCGATCTCTGATCCGCAGATGTTGGCTGCCATGCAAAATCGGATACTTCGCCAAGCCAAAGAAGGGGCGATCATCATTGCGCCAACTGCGGCACCCATTGCAAAATCCCAAGCCGTCCTTGTCGCCGAAAACATCTACCTTGCGCATGCGACGGCAGAATATGCGACTTCAATCACTGCTAAAGCGGAACAGATAGGCCCTGATTGGCGGTTAGAAAATCCTCAATTTGATCAAGCGCTTGGTTTTTGGCTGCCCCTGATCAAGGCCTGCCACGACGATGGATTTTGCTTACCGCGGTAACGGATTTGTCCCTTGCTTATACGGCAGCCAATCTTCGATTTCTGGGTAGTATTTCTCGCGCCAAGCCAGAACACGGGGGTTCATGATTTTCCGCCAAAGACGCGGCGAAAGTGCCGCCATTGTCATAAGCGGATACCCATAAGGCAGCTGTGGCGCATCGTCGTCATCATAGGTTTGCAGCAATGGGAATCTGCGGTCCGGTTTGTAGTGATGATCAGAATGGCGTTGCAAATTGATAAGCAACCAGTTCGACGCTTTATGCGCCGCATTCCAAGAATGACGCGGCAAGACGTGTTCATATTTACCGTCGCCCAAATGTTTACGTGTTAACCCGTAATGTTCGACATAGTTCACCAGCTCGAGCTGAAAAACAGCCCAGAAGGCTTGGGCCAAAAACAAGAAGACGCCCCACCAACCGCCAATAACGGCGGCCAGAACGATGAAGCCAGCCTGCAAAACCCAATACCGGAAGAACGGATTGGACAGGTCGGTCCATGGTTTTTTCTTGCGCGCCAGCATCGCTTTTTCTGCATTGAAAGCAGATGTATAGCATTCGACCAGCACACGCGGGAAGAACCGCCAGAAGTGTTCATTGTAACGCGCCGTTACCGGATCTTTCGGCGTCGCGACGTAACGGTGATGCACAAGCAGGTGTTCTGAACGAAAATGCG
The Rhodobacteraceae bacterium S2214 genome window above contains:
- a CDS encoding class I SAM-dependent methyltransferase; protein product: MTDPLTELRHLEADLMTRASGIASQLAQPASDVRNTTVDRQWQGIARQFGPYQSSLSALQNAPVTFDADRQTYLKHGAYRASLWPKTRVLLDRIAAHTTQPLVTQPKLQAVDRSSDLISYLTNSLHYLANPIAEDRQFSHETQFPDIPLSGDYFVNLMQAAYRVSLAQGGKRPLRFLDIGCGGGTKLMIAAHFFEQVDGLEYNSAFAANARQALRSSQTEGCRVVDGDALEFDGYGDYDVIYFYRPISDPQMLAAMQNRILRQAKEGAIIIAPTAAPIAKSQAVLVAENIYLAHATAEYATSITAKAEQIGPDWRLENPQFDQALGFWLPLIKACHDDGFCLPR
- a CDS encoding ribonuclease HII, whose product is MAKTIPTFEYEEDAINSGFSRVAGVDEVGRGPLAGPVVAAAVVLDPDNIPDGLNDSKQMSAKKREALYDILYDVADVSIAEASVREIEEINILQASHLAMVRAVSGLKQPVDFVLIDGNAVPRGLNVAAGTLIKGDTRSLSIAAASIVAKVWRDRLMLSLAQQHPGYGWETNAGYPTPQHKARLKSHGVTLHHRRTFAPVHNILWQEKK
- a CDS encoding carboxymuconolactone decarboxylase family protein codes for the protein MAFPSHDLDSAPEGSKPLLENSQKAFGRLPGLHKVLAESPQAYEGYQVLHKLFTETEFDADELTVVWQSINVEHACHYCVPAHTGIAKMMKVSDEITEALRNETPLASAKLEALRTFTIQMVRERGNVSDEQMQTFFDAGYGHRAVLDVILGLAQKTMSNYINHVAQTPVDEVFHPLKWTRSDTPLEV
- a CDS encoding alkane 1-monooxygenase, whose product is MAMTTAPSIPAMARLSAALPFWLSLILIPLAMIAALYGGWALLLLPLATWYLFTVLDYFTGLNEENEDPQTPEAQLYWYKLITLIWTPIQLITIFGAMIYVVNTDHLNWLEEWALFAGFGIISGTVGINYSHELMHQKSKLERWLADILLASVLYSHFRSEHLLVHHRYVATPKDPVTARYNEHFWRFFPRVLVECYTSAFNAEKAMLARKKKPWTDLSNPFFRYWVLQAGFIVLAAVIGGWWGVFLFLAQAFWAVFQLELVNYVEHYGLTRKHLGDGKYEHVLPRHSWNAAHKASNWLLINLQRHSDHHYKPDRRFPLLQTYDDDDAPQLPYGYPLMTMAALSPRLWRKIMNPRVLAWREKYYPEIEDWLPYKQGTNPLPR
- the rpsO gene encoding 30S ribosomal protein S15: MSITAEDKARIMKEFATKEGDTGSPEVQIAILSSRIATLTEHFKTHKKDNHGRRGLLKMVALRRKLLDYTRGKDEARYQDLIKRLGLRR
- a CDS encoding site-specific DNA-methyltransferase, producing MKTKTKAPKGVSEAATLPLNTILDGDCIERMNALPAGSVDLIFADPPYNLQLKGDLHRPDNSKVDAVDDAWDQFDSFKVYDRFTKAWLKAARRLLKPNGAIWVIGSYHNVFRMGAELQNQGFWILNDVVWRKSNPMPNFRGKRLTNAHETLIWASKEEASKYTFNYEALKALNEGVQMRSDWVLPICTGHERLKNEEGDKAHPTQKPQSLLHRVLVATTNPGDVVLDPFFGTGTTGAVAKMLGRDFIGIEREEAYRKVAEKRIKNTRKFDKEALEVSTSKRAEPRVAFGVLVERGMLRPGEELWSMNGRHKAKVRADGTVIGADIKGSIHQVGAACEGAPSCNGWTYWQFKRDGQKVPIDLLRQQIRSEMAKHN
- a CDS encoding TetR/AcrR family transcriptional regulator, which gives rise to MPRKPNYDRDDLIKRARDLFWRRGWAGTSLKDLEAELQMKPGSFYAAFGSKDALFALAMEKYASDGQARLAALAQEYGPVVALQRFPAMVVETEDAPAKACMLSKTFLELHAHDHPLAETADAHLKAMETQFAALFAQAQTDGHISSDRTPKDLARRYQSDLLGLRISADRGGVDAKAIAAEIAQNVAQT
- a CDS encoding calcium-binding protein; this translates as MLAIIALFGVAVASIVITDADHETDPETTVEPAPEDDRIGATTPLQEALMPSETLNSAGTGQTIAGTVRADLLFGGTGDDEITGGEGEDTLHGDDGNDTLFGGKAMDSLFGDIGDDVLDGGDHDDDLIGGSGDDTLYGGDGDDELLGSFGNDTLAGGAGQDVLNGGAGDDILIGNDDTDSDFLNGGRGDDILRGGVGDTLSGGEGADTFAVDADQEGTTYIDDYDPDVDVIEVVYDQNGPAPELTTSRTDDGLALFADGDFVAGFANVETLDLDRIALVAA